The Rattus rattus isolate New Zealand chromosome X, Rrattus_CSIRO_v1, whole genome shotgun sequence genome has a window encoding:
- the Lpar4 gene encoding LOW QUALITY PROTEIN: lysophosphatidic acid receptor 4 (The sequence of the model RefSeq protein was modified relative to this genomic sequence to represent the inferred CDS: inserted 2 bases in 2 codons): protein MGDRRFIDFQFQDLNSSLRPRLGNATANNTCIVDDSFKYNLNGAVYSVVFILGLITNSASLFVFCFRMKMRSETAIFITNLALSDLLFVCTLPFKIFYNFNRHWPFGDTLCKISGTAFLTNIYGSMLFLTCISVDRFLAIVYPFRSRTIRTRRNSAIVCAGVWILVLSGGISASLFSTTNVNNATTTCFEGFSKRVWKTYLSKITIFIEVVXFIIPLILNVSCSSVVLRTLRKPATLSQIGTNKKKXLKMITVYGVFVVCFVPYNSVLFLYALVRSQAITNCLLERFAKIMYPITLCLATLNCCFDPFIYYFTLESFQKSFYINTHIRMESLFKTETPLTPKPSLPAIQEEVSDQTTNNGGELMLESTF from the exons ATGGGTGACAGAAGATTTATTGACTTCCAATTCCAAGATTTAAATTCAAGTCTCAGACCCAGGCTGGGAAATGCAACTGCCAATAATACTTGCATTGTTGACGACTCCTTCAAGTATAATCTGAACGGTGCTGTCTATAGTGTTGTATTTATCCTGGGTTTAATAACCAACAGTGCTTCCCTGTTTGTCTTCTGTTTCCGCATGAAAATGAGAAGTGAGACCGCTATTTTCATCACCAATCTGGCCCTCTCTGATTTGCTTTTTGTCTGTACCCtacctttcaaaatattttacaacTTTAATCGCCACTGGCCGTTTGGTGACACCCTCTGTAAGATCTCAGGGACTGCATTCCTCACCAACATCTATGGGAGCATGCTCTTCCTCACCTGCATTAGTGTGGATCGTTTCCTAGCCATTGTCTATCCCTTCCGATCTCGTACCATCAGGACCAGGAGGAATTCCGCCATTGTGTGCGCTGGAGTCTGGATCCTAGTCCTCAGTGGTGGTATTTCAGCGTCTTTGTTTTCCACCACTAACGTCAACAATGCGACCACCACTTGCTTTGAAGGCTTCTCCAAACGTGTCTGGAAGACTTACCTGTCCAAGATCACCATATTCATTGAAGTTG GGTTCATCATTCCTCTGATATTGAATGTTTCCTGCTCTTCTGTGGTGCTTAGAACCCTCCGCAAGCCTGCAACATTGTCTCAAATTGGGACCAATAAGAAAA TGTTGAAGATGATCACAGTATATGGTGTTTTTGTGGTATGCTTCGTACCATATAACTCTGTTCTCTTTTTATATGCCTTGGTACGCTCCCAAGCCATTACTAATTGCTTATTGGAAAGGTTTGCAAAGATAATGTACCCGATTACCTTGTGCCTTGCAACTCTGAATTGTTGCTTTGACCCTTTTATCTATTACTTCACTCTTGAATCTTTTCAGAAATCCTTTTATATCAACACACACATAAGGATGGAGTCGCTGTTTAAGACTGAGACACCTCTGACCCCCAAACCTTCCCTTCCAGCTATCCAAGAGGAAGTTAGTGATCAAACAACAAATAATGGTGGTGAATTAATGCTGGAATCCACCTTCTAG